One genomic window of Triplophysa rosa linkage group LG11, Trosa_1v2, whole genome shotgun sequence includes the following:
- the dhx58 gene encoding probable ATP-dependent RNA helicase DHX58, translating into MEIKLRVYQDEVVQTALRGENSIIWLPTGGGKTRAAVYVTKKHLETKANAKVAVLVNKVHLVDQHFEKEFSPYLGKDYRIMAISGDSDEKDFFGHVVKKSDVVICTAQILENALTNKDEEKHVELTDFTLLVIDECHHTHKDAVYNKIMGRYVEKKLRKGGNLPQVLGLTASPGTGGNRTLDKAVEHVQQICANLDSVIVSTKNYKPVLQKVVPRPMKQYDIVEKRALDPFGDHLKSMMSMIHEFMPSTASAGLREKGTQEYENDVVDLHQTGVHQENRLIAQCALHLRQYNDALLINDTVRMVDAFRLLDDYYKSRENNLLDVTYYFLMGLFEENRVELKQLASTPLYENPKLAKLEHTLLEQFKDQSSRGIIFSKTRKGTHCLHEWVSCNPELRRANICAGILTGAGVGANHMTQRKQKETIKAFRDGELNLLVSTSVAEEGLDIKECNVVVRYGLLTNEIAQQQASGRARAENSVYSVVATEGGRELRRELTNEYLEELTGKAINQVQSMNPREFRIKIFEIQKTDVLARMQAEKNRGKKEQRYNPAEVQFQCKGCFTPVCYGKDIRQIENSHRVNTNPHFERYYKVGGPVHLERQFEDWEPGRVIECRRCGEHWGMEIKFKKGAILPCLKIQSFSMSTPQGKCSPKKKWSKVEFKVEEFDFTKYVEDHLSDLDLDD; encoded by the exons ATGGAGATTAAGCTACGAGTGTATCAGGATGAGGTGGTGCAGACGGCTCTGAGAGGAGAGAACAGCATCATCTGGCTCCCTACAGGTGGAGGGAAAACCCGGGCTGCGGTCTACGTCACCAAGAAACACCTCGAGACCAAAGCCAATGCTAAAGTGGCGGTGCTTGTCAACAAG GTGCACCTGGTAGACCAGCACTTTGAGAAAGAATTCAGTCCTTATCTTGGGAAAGATTATAGGATCATGGCCATTAGCGGGGACAGCGATGAGAAAGACTTCTTCGGACATGTGGTCAAGAAATCAGATGTTGTGATCTGCACTGCTCAGATCCTGGAGAATGCCCTGACCAACAAGGATGAGGAGAAACACGTGGAGCTCACAG ACTTCACCCTGCTGGTCATAGACGAATGCCACCACACACATAAGGATGCCGTTTATAACAAAATCATGGGCCGCTATGTCGAAAAGAAATTGAGAAAGGGGGGAAATTTGCCTCAGGTTTTGGGTCTTACAGCATCACCTGGTACTGGAGGAAATAGGACACTGGATAAAGCTGTGGAACATGtccagcag ATCTGTGCCAATCTGGATTCTGTCATTGTGTCCACCAAGAATTACAAACCAGTGCTGCAAAAAGTCGTCCCCAGACCCATGAAGCAATATGACATTGTTGAAAAAAGAGCTCTG GACCCGTTTGGGGACCATCTGAAGTCAATGATGTCAATGATTCACGAGTTCATGCCGTCAACGGCGAGTGCGGGTCTGCGTGAGAAGGGCACCCAGGAATATGAAAATGATGTGGTGGATCTACACCAAACAG gtGTACATCAGGAGAACAGGCTGATAGCTCAGTGTGCTCTGCATTTGCGGCAATACAATGATGCTCTCCTCATCAATGACACTGTTCGCATGGTGGATGCGTTCCGGCTTCTAGATGACTACTACAAGTCAAGAGAAAACAACTTGCTGGATGTCACTTACTATTTTCTCATGGGACTTTTTGAAG AAAACCGTGTAGAACTAAAGCAGCTGGCATCAACCCCTCTCTACGAAAACCCCAAACTGGCCAAGTTGGAGCACACGCTGCTAGAACAGTTTAAGGACCAAAGTTCTCGCGGTATCATCTTCTCAAAGACCCGCAAGGGAACCCACTGTCTTCATGAGTGGGTGAGCTGTAACCCTGAGCTGCGGAGGGCAAACATCTGTGCTGGCATTCTTACCGGAGCGGGCGTAGGGGCAAACCACATGACCCAG AGGAAACAAAAGGAGACAATCAAAGCATTTCGAGATGGAGAACTCAACCTCCTAGTATCCACCAGTGTAGCTGAAGAAGGACTTGACATCAAAGAATGTAACGTGGTTGTACGTTACGGGCTGTTGACCAATGAAATCGCTCAGCAGCAGGCCAGTGGGCGGGCCCGTGCTGAGAACAGCGTCTACTCTGTGGTGGCTACAGAAGGGGGGCGTGAACTACGCAGGGAACTCACCAATGAGTACCTAGAAGAACTGACCGGAAAAGCTATTAACCAAGTGCAAAGCATGAATCCCAGGGAGTTCAGAATAAAG ATCTTTGAGATTCAAAAAACGGATGTTTTGGCTCGGATGCAGGCTGAGAAGAACAGGGGGAAAAAAGAGCAGCGCTACAATCCTGCTGAAGTGCAGTTTCAGTGTAAAGGGTGCTTTACTCCTGTTTGCTACGGAAAAGATATCAGACAAATAGAGAATTCACACCGTGTTAACACCAATCCTCATTTTGA GAGGTATTATAAAGTAGGTGGGCCGGTGCATCTGGAGAGACAGTTTGAAGATTGGGAGCCTGGAAGGGTTATTGAATGCAGACGTTGTGGAGAG